The Cynocephalus volans isolate mCynVol1 chromosome 17, mCynVol1.pri, whole genome shotgun sequence genomic interval ggaacttaaaaatatgttagaCTCACATGAGGAACATTGAAATAACAAGgtagtagggccgagcccgtggcgcactgggagagtgcagcgctgggagcgcagtgacgctcccgccgcgggtttgaatcctatataggaatggccggtgcactcactggctgagtgccggtcacggaaaagacaaaaaaaaaaaaaagaacaaggtagTGTCTGATTAGGAATTTAGATAGTATATATACAAGTAATCATCATACTTAACACAGATAAAGTAGAAACTTTATGGCTTTCTTATCTATTATGTCATTTGATCTCTCAACCATTCTATGAGATGCCTAGGACAGGAGGTATCCCCATttttgcacatgaggaaactgaggctcaagggcTTATTTACCCAATTGCTTGGTTAGAAGTGGTATAACTGAACAATGGGTATACAATGGTTGGGTAGAGAGGAAAGTGGAAGTGGGAAAGAATTTGGCAGGGCAGGGGTTGGTTAGTGAGGACCCATCCTGAATGAGAGTTTgtagaaaataagattaaaaggTAGGTTGAGGAAGACGTCAGAGCCTTGAAAACAGAATCATTTGTCTACTGGATATAGCCCCAATCATTTGCCTATTGGATACAGGGCTGTGGCAAAATCAGGAAAATGTTGGAATTTTTAGAAGGCTTTACCGGGATATTATGAAAGAGCAAGATCAGAAAGCTTTAAATGctgaacctaaaaaaaaaaaagacttaagagAAAATGCCCTGAAATGTAAACATTGGTTGTCTATGGGTGggatgattttttcccccttctacCTGGTGTATTCTCCAAATTTTCACCTTTCATAATcaggaaggaaaataataattttaaagagaagaaagttATCCCTAGCAGCCTATGCCTGTTTGGGGCATAGGGAAGTGAGATGGAGAATGTGGGCCAGAAAACCGTAACGGCCCTTTCAACAACTCAGATAAAAGCTCCTGAAGTTTAAACTAAAGCAATGGTAGTAGAGTTACAGATGTAAGGAAAGTTCAGAAAGCCCCTTCTGAGAAgaacaaagaagagaaacaaaggcAGTCCTACACTTGAGCTGGGGTAGCTGGAAAGATGAAGGGACTCTGAACTGTAGAGAAATCAACAGGAGAAGAGGTTTGGAAGCAAAGATGATGGGTCCTTGGGACATTAATGGGAGGTCATAGCTGGGTGTCCAGAGACAGGTAGGTGACTACAGCTTATGAGGAACTGCCAACTGCCCCCTTCCACTAACACTGCTGCTTGCTCCTCAGGTACTTACAGTGGTGGTACCAGAAGACCCAGGTGGAAAAGAAGACACCTTTCATTGACATGATCAATTCTGTACCCTTGAGACAGATCTACGGTGAGCCTTaccccagctctgccctgctcacAGAGGGCCCAGCCTCTTGGTCTATCCCAGAATTAGGCAAAGAGGCTTCTAGCTTATGCAAATAGCACTGCTCCATCCCGTAGGTTTTAGAAGAACTAATATTTACAGTCTACAAAGTGAAAAATGGACTTGTTTTCATCTCCCTATACACCACTAACCATCATGATTCTCTCTCTAGGTTGTCCCTTGGGTGGCATTGGGGGAGGCACTATCACCCGTGGCTGGAGAGGCCAATTCTGTCGTTGGCAGCTTAACCCTGGAATGTATCAGCACCGGATAGTCATCGCTGACCAAGTAAGAGCCAGGAGGTAGATGAGAGGCCCAGGACAGTATCTCTCCAGACCAAGAAGGGCCTCTTGGCTAGTACCAGATGTGGCAGTTAGAggtatacagtcatccctcagaaTCCCGtggggggattggttccaggtcCTCCGATGGATACCAATATCCATGGATACTCAAGTCcgtgatataaaatggcatagtatttgcatataacctacatacatcctcccatatactttaaatcatctctagattatttataatacctaatacaatgtaaatgctacataaatagttgtattggtttttttatttgtatttttttattgttgtagtgttagtttttatgtttttttatttttattttttcccaaatatttgggatccgtggttggttgaatccacagatgcagaacccatggatacggagggccaactgtatacaATTTAATCCAGTGTCCTTTCAGGATGTTTTCTGGGTGCCCAGCCCTGTGCTAGGATGTACTATAGGAATAAGACACACACAGAACACACGTTCCTTGAAAGAGTAAACAGGCCTGGCATTTCTCTAGTAAATGCCTCCTGCCTACCTCACTGCCCCAACTCTATTAGTTGAGCGAGTACCCAGCCACAGAACACAGAACATGCAGAGAATTCCCAGATCACTTAAAGGTCTACAAATTCATAGGGGAAAAAATGCATTTTGCAATCGCTCCTCACCCTGATTTACAAACCTTTAGCCAAAGCTCAACTCCTCTACTACTGGAGGTCTCTCTGACTTAGGGCTTAAAAAGCCCTCCTCGCCCAGGCTTAGATCTCtagctttcttcccttctctgaagcttcccttttttcccttctgctcTTATATCACATCTGGGCCTTAAATTGCCAGAGGATGTGGCCTGCCTTTCATCTTATCTCTTTAAGTGATCTCCCTTTGAGTTGTCCACCAAGTTCCTCTTTACTGCCAGGGGGATGCCTCCAGCTTTCAGCTCATCTTCAAAAGAGAAATGACTAGCACATCTTAAGTCCAATGAAAATGTCCTTCCCAGATAGGTGTATCAGCCCTGCCCAGTGCCCCAAGATCCCTCTCTTCCTCATCCCTTAGGTATCCTGAGGGTAATAGCTTCCAGAACCATGACTCTACAGTTAAAATAATGGTCACTTGTTtaccatgtgctgggcactgtgctaggtcttttgtctaatatttaatattaaaaacagtCCTACAGAGTAAGTACCATTtttatgctcattttacagatgaggaaactaaggtccaGAAAGGGTTAGTAACGTGACCAAGGTCACATGGTTGGTAAATTAAAGGCTGGGATTCAAAACCAGTTCTCTATAGTGAAGAGCCTACCGTCTTAACCATTATGTACTATTCTAAcaacatgaaaaattattttatatacagtaaaaatacaggcATAATTTGAATTAAGGTTAGAGCTAATAATCCCTCACAGCTCCTACCTAAGCTTTAGGAGCTTAGATTTTTATGGGGGAAATAGGACTTAGAGAAAATGcaggttgggagggaggggggagagggaggagggagggaggtttcggtaacgggccacaataatcaaccacattgtatatcgacaaaataaaatattttttaaaaaaaagaaaatgcagactGTGAGACCCCCCTCAGTGCCAAAATGAGAGGGGCAGTTAGTATACTGAGAAAAAAGGGACAGTGCTGCAGTCATTGCTTATTCTCTCCACACACATGCCAACTCTGGAGAGTATGTCAATGAACTAGAAAGGGTCACTACCTCAAAAGAACACATAGGGCAATCAGGGAAACAGAATGGTAAATAAGTACATTATAACTTGATACACCAAATGCTAGAATAGAAGGACAGGGGGACACATAGAATGACTCACtgctggaggaagaagaggaggaggagttgGCATTTGACCTAGGCCTTGAAGAATGAGGGGTTTCACCAGATGGAGAATGAGCAGAAGCAAAGGCATGGAGGAGGAAATGTAATGTGCTCAAGGAACAGTGAGTGTTTTATATGACCAGAACAGGTAATAAGTCTGATAGGCAGGGAGAGGCCAGATCAAGAAAGGCCTTGAAAGCCAGGTAaaagagactttagcctgagaaCTATGGGGAGTCACCACAACATTATAAGCAGGGACTAACATTTCTTGATTTGCTTGTAAGAAAGGTCACTCTGCTACCCAGATAagagcagagagaagcagagagggtATGGGCCTAGATTAGGGTGCTAAGGCCACAGCAgtgaagaagggagaggaagtCTGGGAAGTCTGGGAACATGGAGGGGGAGGCAGCAGGACTTGGTTGTGACTGGGTTGGGGGGATGACTTGAGGCTTGTAGTGCAGTTATAACAACTGCAGGCTCTGGAAGGGAAGGAGTTTCTTTGAGGGGATGGAGACTAGTTTGTGATGCCTGTGGGTTACCTCATTCCAGACTATCTGCCCTCTTGATTAAGTTCACAGTATGCTTGCGTCGGGAAGGGCAAACTGTGTACCAGCAAGTCCTGTCCCTGGAGCGGCCAAGTGCCCTGCGCAGCTGGAACTGGGGCCTCTGTGGGTACTTTGCTTTCTACCATGCTCTCTATCCCCGAGCCTGGACTGTCTATCAGCTTCCTGGCCAGAATGTCACCCTCACCTGCCGCCAGATCACACCCATCTTGCCCCATGACTACCAGGTGAGGCTCCCCTTCTATGTCTCCTCCATTGCCCTCCCTTTCCTGGGATCTGTCTCTGCTGGAAATTCCATAAGCTGTGAaagtggggagtggggggtggagcCATGAACATCACACTGGCTTCCCAGGACCACCACCAAATTGGTCCCTATCTTCTGTGTCCCCTGGTAGGCAGCTTGCCTGGGAATATGGAAATATGTAAGTGGAAGACAGAAGAAAGTATATTGTGGAGTATTTGAGTCAGGTCCTCTGAGCCCAGGACTGATCCTGGGGGGTAGAGCCGGGAGGGGCTACACTGAGACCATCTGAGTCCAATCTTTTGCCCCCAGGACAGCAGCCTGCCTGTAGGAGTCTTTGTGTGGGATGTGGAAAATGAAGGGGACGAAGCTCTGGATGTGTCCATCATGTTCTCCATGCGGAATGGACTGGGGGGTAGAGACGATTCCCTAGGGGGTTTGTGGAATGAGCCCTTCTGTCTGGAACGTGATGGGGAGACTGTACAGGGGCTGTTGCTGCATCATCCAACCCTTCTGAATCCCTACACAATGGCTATGGCTGCACGACTCACGGTAATGGAAGAGCCTGCCCTATACCTTAGGCCCTGAATCCCTATCCTCAGCTCGGCCCCTGAACCCACCTGCACCCCAACATGGTCCCTTCATTTCTTCAGTCCTAAGCCCCACCTTCATCACAGTCCTTAAGTCTCTGGAACTTGGAGATGAGAGTACATAAGAGGAGCTGGAGAGGTATCAGAATCCAGTGTACTTATGGAGCTTGCCCTCACAGAGTCTTTGGCCCCTTAACAGGCAGATACCAGGGTAACCCACATCACAGCTTTTGACCCTGACAGCACTGGGCAGCAGGTGTGGCAGGACCTACTTCAGGATGGACAGCTGGACTCCCCTGCTGGTAATGGGGGGACCTGACAGGGAGGTGATGGGAAGAGGTTGTCCATGTCTTGGGACCCGGGGTGGGAAGCCTGGTAATGAATAAGCCTTGTTTCCATGTTAGGAATCCCTATCCCTGGGGCTGAAGGGGTTATCTGTGCTGATTCCTCTTGTGCTTCTCTCAGGCCGAAGCACCCCCTCACAGAAAGGAGTAGGCATCGCTGGAGCCGTATGTGTTTCCAGCAAGCTGCCTCCTCGAGGCCAGTGCCGCCTTGAGTTTTCACTGGCTTGGGACATGCCCAGAGTCATGTTTGGAGCTAAGGGCCAAGTCTACTACAGGTGAGGGGACCAGGAAAGTACAGGGATCCAAGGCACTGGGGCTCTGACCTGGAGCTTGTGTTCTGatccctctcctttctttctaccCCAGGCGGTACACAAGGTTCTTTGGCCGAGAAGGTGATGCAGCACCTGCCCTTAGCCACTATGCACTGTGCCGATACACCAACTGGGAAGAGAGGATCTCAGCTTGGCAGAGCCCAGTTTTGGACGACAGGTGCCAGTGGGGGCCATCTCTTGCCTTTCTCACAGGGACTCACTCCAAATGGGATTCCTTGATTTCACTCTCTACCCACCAAAGTCAGTAAAGTTGTGCTGAGATTCACTCGGGTACTCCCACTCTGCTAAACTTCAGAATCCTTTCTACCCTAGGAGGTCCACACACATTAAATCATTCCCTCCTCCTGACTTCCCAGATCCTTGCCTGCCTGGTATAAATCTGCGCTGTTCAATGAACTGTACTTCCTGGCCGATGGAGGCACAGTATGGCTGGAAGTTCCCGAGGACTCCCTACCTGAAGAGCTGGGAGGAAGCATGTGTCAGCTCCGCCCCATCCTACGGGATTACGGCCGATTTGGCTACCTTGAGGGTGTGTGCTCTTGGTGGACTGGGGTATGGCAGGCCATAACCCTGAGATCAGTTAGTGTCCTACCACAAAGCATGATGATGGGTTTTGCCTATCCTGGTGTATTGGTTGGGATGAGGGAGTGGCAGATGTGGACTGTTGACAGTGCCCACTTCCAACTCTAGAGGACAAGCAAGGGAGGGGGCTATGAAGGGAAAGCAGGAATTCTGGCAACAGTGTGTCTCTTTCATTCCTCCAGGCCAGGAGTATCGCATGTACAACACATATGATGTCCACTTTTATGCTTCCTTTGCCCTCATCATGCTCtggcccaaacttgagctcagcCTACAATATGACATGGGTGAGGGTCCCTTTTGTGCTGTTTCCGCCCTCTTAGCTTCCCGTCCCTTGAACCTGTGTGGTCCTTCGGACTATCTCTTCCTGCCCTTTTCCTCAAACATATCTGCATCCTGCTTACTGGTTCACCTCTGTGTCCCACTCCAAGCCTGCCCGTTCCCTGCCTCATCCCACCCACTTGTGTGTCTGCTCCCCCAGCTCTGGCCACTCTCAGCGAGGACCTGACATGGCGACGGTACCTGATGAGTGGGGTAATGGCACCTGTGAAAAGGAGGAATGTTATCCCCCATGATATTGGGGACCCAGGTAAATGTCCCTCCACCCCAGGTCAGCTTTCCTCCCCCAACTTTTGTACCTTCCATCCTATGCACCAATGCACGTAAATC includes:
- the GBA2 gene encoding non-lysosomal glucosylceramidase yields the protein MEVVETQNPGNTGTGVPSSEQISCARGNPQVDCSEDTGGTEAVQVTDSQSPEDSRPPNKPGYCNPEDSGQLMASYEGNARGYQVPPFGWRICLAHEFSEKRKPFRANNISLSNLIKHLGMGLRYLQWWYQKTQVEKKTPFIDMINSVPLRQIYGCPLGGIGGGTITRGWRGQFCRWQLNPGMYQHRIVIADQFTVCLRREGQTVYQQVLSLERPSALRSWNWGLCGYFAFYHALYPRAWTVYQLPGQNVTLTCRQITPILPHDYQDSSLPVGVFVWDVENEGDEALDVSIMFSMRNGLGGRDDSLGGLWNEPFCLERDGETVQGLLLHHPTLLNPYTMAMAARLTADTRVTHITAFDPDSTGQQVWQDLLQDGQLDSPAGRSTPSQKGVGIAGAVCVSSKLPPRGQCRLEFSLAWDMPRVMFGAKGQVYYRRYTRFFGREGDAAPALSHYALCRYTNWEERISAWQSPVLDDRSLPAWYKSALFNELYFLADGGTVWLEVPEDSLPEELGGSMCQLRPILRDYGRFGYLEGQEYRMYNTYDVHFYASFALIMLWPKLELSLQYDMALATLSEDLTWRRYLMSGVMAPVKRRNVIPHDIGDPDDEPWLRVNAYLIHDTAEWKDLNLKFVLQVYRDYYLTGDQGFLKDMWHVCLAVMESEMKFDKDHDGLIENGGYADHTYDAWVTTGPSAYCGGLWLAAVAVMVQMAALCGAQDIQDKFSSILSRGQEAYERLLWNGRYYNYDSSSQPQSRSVMSDQCAGQWFLKACGLGEGNTEVFPTRHVVRALQTIFELNVQAFAGGAMGAVNGMQPHGVPDRSSVQSDEVWVGVVYGLAATMIQEGLTWEGFRTAEGCYRTVWERLGLAFQTPEAYCQQQVFRSLAYMRPLSIWAMQLALQQQQHKKASRPIVKQGTGPESGPKEAMANLSPD